In a genomic window of Brassica rapa cultivar Chiifu-401-42 chromosome A10, CAAS_Brap_v3.01, whole genome shotgun sequence:
- the LOC103847231 gene encoding putative F-box protein At1g53360 → MEQQSSKGLVLTTSGHETQSANSVKEYSDPPIPDDLLTEIFSRVPAKSIARFRCVSKFLASIFCRPDFTDLFLTMSLTRPRFLFALEADKTLFLYSAHQPHNPNDNSSLVATPYQTLIFPEYIGFDNPRTLLIAATYLGYDRIGKRFKVLRMTSSRDGRPNTHQVLTLESGKLLWRMVECKFHFVPTLALATHICINGVLYFEAKLGKSTVIVCFDVTSEKFGFINTNEDMEQGLACELKSLELFNYKGKLGIHNKENDLYGKRLVLWVLEDAGNHKWSKNVYVFSPLDEKMVKHIKFVGVTGRGDIVYSPRPFHPVNWYFVVFYKVESKTFTRVKVEGLEVEEGEKNHFKNTLIGYVENLEFM, encoded by the exons ATGGAGCAGCAGTCCTCGAAGGGTCTAGTATTAACCACATCCGGACATGAAACACAATCAGCAAACTCGGTAAAAGAATACTCAGATCCACCAATCCCTGATGATCTACTTACCGAGATATTCTCCAGAGTCCCGGCAAAGTCTATAGCTAGGTTTCGTTGCGTTTCGAAATTCTTGGCATCCATATTTTGCCGTCCTGATTTTACTGACTTGTTTTTGACTATGTCTTTGACTCGTCCACGGTTCCTTTTCGCCTTAGAAGCTGATAAAACGTTGTTCTTATACTCTGCACATCAGCCTCATAATCCAAACGATAACTCTTCTCTTGTAGCCACCCCTTATCAAACGCTTATCTTTCCAGAATATATTGGATTTGATAACCCTAGAACACTCT TGATCGCAGCAACGTACCTTGGGTATGATCGGATCGGAAAACGGTTTAAAGTGTTGCGTATGACCTCGTCACGTGATGGAAGACCCAATACTCATCAGGTCTTGACGTTGGAATCTGGAAAGCTTTTATGGAGAATGGTCGAATGCAAGTTCCATTTTGTGCCGACCCTTGCTTTAGCTACTCATATATGTATAAATGGTGTTTTGTATTTTGAAGCTAAGTTGGGGAAATCTACTGTTATAGTTTGCTTCGACGTCACGTCTGAGAAGTTCGGCTTTATTAACACAAATGAAGACATGGAACAAGGGCTTGCATGTGAGTTGAAATCTTTGGAACTTTTTAATTACAAAGGTAAATTAGGTATACACAATAAGGAGAATGATTTATATGGGAAAAGACTTGTGCTGTGGGTTCTAGAAGATGCTGGAAATCATAAGTGGTCCAAGAATGTCTACGTATTTTCTCCTTTAGATGAAAAGATGGTCAAGCATATCAAGTTTGTTGGAGTGACTGGTAGAGGTGATATTGTTTACTCGCCACGCCCGTTCCACCCTGTAAACTGGTACTTCGTTGTCTTCTACAAAGTGGAGAGTAAGACTTTTACAAGAGTCAAAGTTGAGGGACTTGAAGTTGAAGAGGGTGAGAAGAATCATTTTAAAAACACACTGATAGGCTATGTGGAGAATTTGGAGTTTATGTAA
- the LOC103847232 gene encoding histone-lysine N-methyltransferase ATXR5 isoform X2, whose protein sequence is MATWKASSSSSSSSPASSPSRRFISYRRRTKASPPKRPSSESPPRKMRSIADIMAKSSPVVEQEQDDSYGDVTCEKCDSGERDDELLLCDKCDKGFHMKCLRPIVVRVPVGPWVCVDCSDQRPVRRLSQKKIMHFFRIEKQIDQTEKSQLSQESRKHRRRSCSLTVKKRRRKLLPMVPSEDLEQRLAQMGTLASALTALGIKYSDDLTYVPGMAPRSANRSKFEIGGMQVLAKEDLETLELCRAMYRRGECPPLVVVFDPLEGYTVEADGPIKDLTFIAEYTGDVDYLKNRENDDCDSIMTLLLSEDPSKTLVICPDKYGNISRFISGINNHNRFGKKKQNCKCVRYSVNGECRVLLVATRDIAKGERLYYDYNGYEHEYPTHLFL, encoded by the exons ATGGCCACGTGGaaagcctcctcctcctcctcctcctcctccccagCATCGTCTCCTTCCCGTCGTTTCATCTCCTATAGGAGAAGAACCAAGGCTTCACCACCGAAACGACCTTCCTCCGAATCTCCACCGAGGAAGATGAGATCAATCGCCGACATAATGGCGAAATCTTCCCCCGTCGTCGAGCAGGAGCAAGACGACAGCTACGGTGACGTCACCTGCGAGAAATGCGACTCCGGAGAAAGAGACGATGAGCTTCTTTTATGCGATAAATGCGATAAAGGGTTTCACATGAAATGTCTCCGACCGATCGTGGTTCGTGTCCCTGTCGGACCGTGGGTCTGTGTCGATTGTTCCGACCAACGACCTGTAAGAA GATTATCTCAGAAGAAGATTATGCATTTCTTTCGGATCGAAAAGCAAATTGATCAAACGGAGAAATCACAGCTGAGTCAAG AGAGTAGAAAGCACCGGAGACGATCTTGCTCCTTGACagtgaagaagaggaggagaaagCTATTACCTATGGTTCCATCTGAAGATCTTGAACAGAGGCTTGCACAAATGGGCACACTTGCGTCTGCTTTAACAGCATTGGGTATCAAATACAGCGACGACTTGACTTATGTTCCAGGAATGGCTCCTCGGTCTGCTAATCGATCCAAGTTCGAGATAGGTGGGATGCAG gTGCTTGCGAAAGAAGATTTGGAGACATTGGAGCTATGTAGAGCTATGTATAGACGAGGAGAGTGTCCTCCTCTTGTTGTGGTATTCGATCCACTTGAAGG TTACACAGTTGAAGCAGATGGTCCAATTAAGGACTTAACATTCATAGCTGAATATACAGGGGACGTTGATTACTTAAAGAACCGTGAAAACGACGATTGTGACAGCATCATGACTCTCCTTCTGTCTGAagatccatcgaaaactcttgttatctgtCCTGACAAGTATGGAAACATATCTCGCTTTATCAGTGGCATCAACAATCACAATAG GTTTGGTAAGAAGAAGCAGAACTGTAAATGCGTGAGGTACAGCGTGAATGGCGAGTGTCGGGTTCTTCTAGTGGCTACGCGTGATATAGCGAAAGGGGAGAGGCTCTATTATGACTACAATGGTTATGAGCATGAGTATCCTACTCACCTTTTCCTCTGA
- the LOC103847232 gene encoding histone-lysine N-methyltransferase ATXR5 isoform X1 — MATWKASSSSSSSSPASSPSRRFISYRRRTKASPPKRPSSESPPRKMRSIADIMAKSSPVVEQEQDDSYGDVTCEKCDSGERDDELLLCDKCDKGFHMKCLRPIVVRVPVGPWVCVDCSDQRPVRRLSQKKIMHFFRIEKQIDQTEKSQLSQEESRKHRRRSCSLTVKKRRRKLLPMVPSEDLEQRLAQMGTLASALTALGIKYSDDLTYVPGMAPRSANRSKFEIGGMQVLAKEDLETLELCRAMYRRGECPPLVVVFDPLEGYTVEADGPIKDLTFIAEYTGDVDYLKNRENDDCDSIMTLLLSEDPSKTLVICPDKYGNISRFISGINNHNRFGKKKQNCKCVRYSVNGECRVLLVATRDIAKGERLYYDYNGYEHEYPTHLFL, encoded by the exons ATGGCCACGTGGaaagcctcctcctcctcctcctcctcctccccagCATCGTCTCCTTCCCGTCGTTTCATCTCCTATAGGAGAAGAACCAAGGCTTCACCACCGAAACGACCTTCCTCCGAATCTCCACCGAGGAAGATGAGATCAATCGCCGACATAATGGCGAAATCTTCCCCCGTCGTCGAGCAGGAGCAAGACGACAGCTACGGTGACGTCACCTGCGAGAAATGCGACTCCGGAGAAAGAGACGATGAGCTTCTTTTATGCGATAAATGCGATAAAGGGTTTCACATGAAATGTCTCCGACCGATCGTGGTTCGTGTCCCTGTCGGACCGTGGGTCTGTGTCGATTGTTCCGACCAACGACCTGTAAGAA GATTATCTCAGAAGAAGATTATGCATTTCTTTCGGATCGAAAAGCAAATTGATCAAACGGAGAAATCACAGCTGAGTCAAG AAGAGAGTAGAAAGCACCGGAGACGATCTTGCTCCTTGACagtgaagaagaggaggagaaagCTATTACCTATGGTTCCATCTGAAGATCTTGAACAGAGGCTTGCACAAATGGGCACACTTGCGTCTGCTTTAACAGCATTGGGTATCAAATACAGCGACGACTTGACTTATGTTCCAGGAATGGCTCCTCGGTCTGCTAATCGATCCAAGTTCGAGATAGGTGGGATGCAG gTGCTTGCGAAAGAAGATTTGGAGACATTGGAGCTATGTAGAGCTATGTATAGACGAGGAGAGTGTCCTCCTCTTGTTGTGGTATTCGATCCACTTGAAGG TTACACAGTTGAAGCAGATGGTCCAATTAAGGACTTAACATTCATAGCTGAATATACAGGGGACGTTGATTACTTAAAGAACCGTGAAAACGACGATTGTGACAGCATCATGACTCTCCTTCTGTCTGAagatccatcgaaaactcttgttatctgtCCTGACAAGTATGGAAACATATCTCGCTTTATCAGTGGCATCAACAATCACAATAG GTTTGGTAAGAAGAAGCAGAACTGTAAATGCGTGAGGTACAGCGTGAATGGCGAGTGTCGGGTTCTTCTAGTGGCTACGCGTGATATAGCGAAAGGGGAGAGGCTCTATTATGACTACAATGGTTATGAGCATGAGTATCCTACTCACCTTTTCCTCTGA
- the LOC108870180 gene encoding ATPase 2, plasma membrane-type-like — protein sequence MWMGLSGKAWLYLFENMTAFTMKKDYRKEEREVKSQWALAQRTLHGWKLLAEQAERRAEIARLRELHVESVVGLVTKSCFFIKTFVESELDWKQSLLYRLDCSSSITSVARNSSMQILEQTALVEILVDYYGF from the exons ATGTGGATGGGCTTGAGTGGAAAGGCTTGGCTCTACTTGTTTGAGAACATGACCGCTTTCACAATGAAGAAAGATTAtagaaaagaagagagagaagtaAAGTCTCAATGGGCACTTGCTCAAAGGACACTTCACGGTTG GAAGTTACTCGCAGAGCAAGCCGAGAGAAGAGCTGAGATAGCTAG GCTTAGGGAGCTGCATGTGGAATCAGTAGTGGGTCTAGTTACAAAGTCATGCTTCTTTATCAAAACTTTCGTAGAATCTGAATTGGATTGGAAGCAGAGCTTGTTATACAGGCTGGACTGTTCGAGCTCGATAACTTCTGTAGCAAGAAACAGCTCCATGCAAATTCTTGAGCAGACAGCGCTTGTTGAAATTCTTGTAGATTACTATGGTTTCTGA
- the LOC103847233 gene encoding coatomer subunit delta, translating to MVVLAASIVSKSGKVLVSRQYVDMSRIRIEGLLAAFPKLVGMGKQHTYIETDNVRYVYQPIEALFLLLVTTKQSNILEDLDTLRMLSKLVPEYSMSLDEDGIGRAAFELIFAFDEVISLGHKESVTVAQVKQYCEMESHEEKLHKLVMQSKINDTKDVMKRKANEIDKSKIEKTRGEKGGFSSMSSMGSRLDSSFSDMSISHGSGGGFGSGPAFGMLSDVEPINTKAKDRSRSSVTAAPKSSGMKLGKSGKNQLMESLKAEGEDIIEDVKPTGQTRAAVAAPTDPFTLTVEEKLNVALRRDGGISSFDMQGTLSLQILNQEDGFVQVQIETGGNPDILFKTHPNINRELFNSESILGLKRPDQPFPTGQGGDGVGLLRWRMQRADESMVPLTINCWPSVSGNETYVSIEYEASSMFDLTNVIISVPLPALRDAPIVKQCDGDWRYDSRNSVVEWSILLIDNSNRSGSMEFVVPPVDSSVFFPISVQFAATTTYSGLKVNGMIPLRGCGGATPRFVQRTQLITQNYQVV from the exons ATG GTCGTGCTTGCTGCTTCCATCGTGAGCAAGTCTGGAAAAG tgCTTGTTTCCAGACAATATGTGGATATGTCACGCATCCGAATTGAAGGTCTCCTTGCAGCTTTTCCTAAGCTTGTTGGCATGGGCAAGCAACATACCTATATCGAGACAGATAATGTGCGATACGTATATCAGCCTATTGAGGCTCTGTTCCTGCTTCTTGTTACAACTAAGCAGAGCAATATTCTAGAAGATCTGGACACCCTCAGGATGCTCTCCAAACTG GTACCCGAGTATTCCATGTCTTTAGATGAAGATGGGATTGGCAGGGCTGCGTTTGAGCTGATATTTGCTTTTGATGAAGTCATTTCTCTTGGGCACAAGGAAAGTGTGACCGTTGCACAAGTGAAGCAGTACTGTGAAATGGAAAGTCACGAGGAGAAGTTGCATAAACTGGTAATGCAGAGCAAGATCAATGACACCAAAGACGTGATGAAGCGTAAGGCGAATGAGATTGACAAAAGCAAG ATTGAAAAGACTAGAGGTGAGAAGGGAGGATTTTCGTCTATGAGTTCAATGGGTAGCAGACTTGACAGTAGTTTCAGTGACATGAGCATCTCTCATGGTTCTGGTGGTGGTTTTGGAAGTGGTCCTGCGTTTGGCATGCTTTCAGATGTTGAGCCTATCAATACCAAGGCAAAAG ATCGATCAAGGTCTTCCGTTACTGCTGCTCCTAAGAGTTCTGGCATGAAACTTGGCAAGTCGGGAAAGAATCAGTTAATGGAGTCCCTTAAAGCCGAAGGTGAAGACATCATTGAAGATGTTAAGCCTACTGGCCAAACCAGAGCAGCTGTCGCAGCTCCAACTGATCCTTTCACATTAACTGTTGAAGAGAAGCTCAATGTAGCATTGAGACGAGATGGTGGAATCAGCAGCTTTGACATGCAGGGAACCCTGTCGCTTCAAATCCTTAACCAAGAAGATGGCTTTGTCCAAGTTCAG ATTGAAACCGGTGGAAATCCTGACATTCTTTTCAAGACACATCCCAACATCAACAGGGAACTCTTTAACAGCGAGAGTATTCTTGGGCTGAAGAGACCTGATCAGCCATTTCCCACTGGTCAAGGTGGAGATGGTGTTGGTCTTCTGAGATGGAGAATGCAAAGAGCAGACGAGTCGATGGTGCCACTAACAA TCAACTGCTGGCCTTCAGTGTCTGGAAACGAGACATATGTGAGCATCGAGTATGAAGCCTCGTCCATGTTTGATCTGACTAATGTTATCATCTCCGTACCTCTTCCTGCTCTGAGAGATGCACCAATCGTTAAACAATGTGATGGGGACTGGAG GTATGACTCAAGAAACTCTGTTGTGGAATGGTCTATACTTCTCATCGACAACTCCAACCGCAG TGGGTCAATGGAGTTTGTTGTGCCACCAGTTGATTCGTCGGTGTTCTTCCCCATCTCTGTTCAGTTTGCAGCCACAACTACATACAGTGGCTTGAAG GTGAACGGAATGATTCCTCTCAGAGGCTGTGGTGGTGCGACTCCAAGGTTTGTGCAGAGGACGCAACTGATAACACAGAATTACCAAGTCGTTTGA